Sequence from the Microplitis demolitor isolate Queensland-Clemson2020A chromosome 7, iyMicDemo2.1a, whole genome shotgun sequence genome:
AAATAgaataatacaatttattgaagtgggaattttttcaaaattttttcaacgccTCAAAATATCATCAACTCATGttacgaatttaaataacgCGCTGAAAATATGCACGTACGTCAGACCAATCAAATCGCGTTTCACATTTTATACACTTTAAGACCtcttttatttagttatttatttaaaaattattagatttaattcatttttgattcgattttcaaattttataaaaataaaagaactgTTTGATTTAGTTTTTAGAGTTATATCGTTTTCACGCAAATACCCAATTGAATTTGGCACAGTCTTCGcctgttaataaattaaaatataatttaataagacttgatttaagaatataattataataataaatattcaactaTCTGTtcaatttattagttatttagagttataattttaaaaaatattgaatacaaaaaattattgaaattaatttatgttttaccTTACACTGTTTGTAAAGTtgcaaaaatacaaaataacaaaattttagtatatttattttacgattttaaTACCGCAACTGcttcattgaaatttaatcctTCTAAAATGTAGGCCAAATTTTCGACAGAAGCATCTTCATCAGCATCTGCCCAAATCTCCAACATTGTCTTACATTGTTCGTATTGAGTGGGTTTTCCacgaaaaaaatcaatctataaagattaattaaattttaaaatacatcaaaaatattaagcttgataaataattatttttaaacctcATCCGCAGCATATCCTAGTTTTGTAGCTAATTTTTCCcaatcatttttcaatacCTCTGAAAGTTTTACTATCATTTCTACGctgacaaaatttaatttacgagtTTTAATCTCAGAATTTTCACATTCAACTTGTTCTGATTCTTGTTTCAAAACATCTTCATTAAATTCTTGTTCATTTGATTCTGGAGGAGGAGTTTCATCAGTTTCCGTTTTAGTCATGTCTGATTGAAGCTAAATAAaagcaaataaattcattatatttatcaataacaaaaaacaaatgtattataaaaaaatattgtatactCATATACTAACTGGTCGATCtttcgcaattttttttatcatagtCTCTAAGTACTCAGGTAATTTGTTAATAGGATTATTCCcatgaacaaaaaaatgtgGACTTCGTCTAGCTAATAATCTCAATGCTCTCCAACCAAAGTTACCATCATTTacttttctaaaataaatgataaaataatactaaattgaagaaaaatgaatttttgaatttaaaatgccTACTTATATTCATCATCAACCATTGCAGCAGGATCTGACTGCATTATAGCTTCTTCGAAGTATGTTTCTAATAGTGGTAAGAAGTCTCTATCTTTGGATTTGCAAGCTTCTAAATTATTTGGACAAAGATTCCATAGTTTAGTGAGCTCAGAGCTAAacaagagtaaaaataatagttataaaaaaattataaggatTTAGACTTAAGCTTTACTTACTTTCCCATATTAAACTTTCCAATACACTGCGCATCTTGAATAACATCACCTATACGTCGTTTAagtttctttaattttcttggttCATCATTTCCAACAGAGTTGTGTAACGGTTTTTTAAAAGCTGGACAGCCATCATTTTTCCAAGTATTCCAATGCTCTTCtcgttttaaaatattttttacaatatctGTAAATACTCTACCATCTGGTGGAGTTTCAATCAATAAAGCGTAAACTTGATCCGTTGTGGCTTTCACCCATTCTACTTGATCCAGTTTCAATTCATGAGTttcactataaaataattaatttaaaaaaaattaatcaagaaAATCTATAtagcttgaaaataaatacgtcctttgatatcaattttttgattactaTATCCAAGTAAC
This genomic interval carries:
- the LOC103572700 gene encoding THO complex subunit 1; translated protein: MTLFERLREDFSIFLQQCLRNSDVVNFQKKCIEACTNDVDRKAAVDQALRDTLLMILNENTSKNVGVLENYITVTIDLCRRDLATSSMPVMLLSDIFDAMTLDKCEQLFTYVENNVGIWKEDLFFSACKNNLLRMCNDLLRRLSQSQQTIFCGRILLFLAKFFPFSERSGLNIVSEFNLDNYTEFGTEKLENDLEPMEGDNESENKIQMDYNLYRKFWALQDFFRNPNQCYNKMHWKVFSAHASSVLSAFSSFKLDDQRTCSATGVNKEFTVENIYKETHYFAKYLTNQKLLELQLSDSNFRRYVLLQFLILFQYLNSTVKFKTETHELKLDQVEWVKATTDQVYALLIETPPDGRVFTDIVKNILKREEHWNTWKNDGCPAFKKPLHNSVGNDEPRKLKKLKRRIGDVIQDAQCIGKFNMGNSELTKLWNLCPNNLEACKSKDRDFLPLLETYFEEAIMQSDPAAMVDDEYKKVNDGNFGWRALRLLARRSPHFFVHGNNPINKLPEYLETMIKKIAKDRPLQSDMTKTETDETPPPESNEQEFNEDVLKQESEQVECENSEIKTRKLNFVSVEMIVKLSEVLKNDWEKLATKLGYAADEIDFFRGKPTQYEQCKTMLEIWADADEDASVENLAYILEGLNFNEAVAVLKS